A single region of the Biomphalaria glabrata chromosome 15, xgBioGlab47.1, whole genome shotgun sequence genome encodes:
- the LOC106077482 gene encoding ras-related protein Rab6 isoform X3, with protein MSSPGEFGNPLRKFKLVFLGEQSVGKTSLITRFMYDSFDNTYQATIGIDFLSKTMYLEDRTIRLQLWDTAGQERFRSLIPSYIRDSSVAVVVYDITNANSFHQTSKWIDDVRTERGSDVIIMLVGNKTDLSDKRQVSTEEGERKAKELNVMFIETSAKAGYNVKQLFRRVAAALPGMEPKDDKNTMTEVKLKEAPVEAPPPEGGCAC; from the exons ATGAGCTCACCAGGAGAATTCGGCAACCCCCTGAGAAAGTTTAAGCTTGTTTTTCTAGGAGAGCAAAGTG TTGGAAAGACATCACTGATCACAAGGTTTATGTATGACAGTTTTGACAACACTTACCAG GCAACCATTGGTATAGATTTTCTTTCAAAGACAATGTATTTAGAAGACAGAACA atcaGGTTGCAGCTGTGGGACACTGCAGGGCAGGAAAGGTTCCGGAGCTTGATACCCAGTTATATTCGTGATTCATCTGTAGCAGTTGTTGTGTATGATATTACAA ATGCCAATTCTTTCCATCAAACCTCCAAATGGATTGATGATGTCAGAACAGAGCGAGGCAGTGATGTTATTATCATGTTGGTAGGAAATAAAACAGATCTTTCAGACAAAAG GCAAGTTTCCACAGAGGAAGGGGAGAGAAAAGCCAAGGaattaaatgttatgtttattgAAACAAGTGCAAAGGCTGGTTACAATGTTAAGCAG CTCTTTAGACGAGTGGCCGCAGCTTTACCTGGCATGGAACCAAAAGATGACAAGAATACAA TGACTGAAGTGAAACTGAAAGAAGCCCCTGTTGAAGCTCCACCACCAGAAGGAGGCTGTGCTTGTTAA
- the LOC106077482 gene encoding ras-related protein Rab6 isoform X1 encodes MSSPGEFGNPLRKFKLVFLGEQSVGKTSLITRFMYDSFDNTYQATIGIDFLSKTMYLEDRTIRLQLWDTAGQERFRSLIPSYIRDSSVAVVVYDITNANSFHQTSKWIDDVRTERGSDVIIMLVGNKTDLSDKRQVSTEEGERKAKELNVMFIETSAKAGYNVKQLFRRVAAALPGMEPKDDKNTNIELKPKEPMMEVTDQEGQCSCLL; translated from the exons ATGAGCTCACCAGGAGAATTCGGCAACCCCCTGAGAAAGTTTAAGCTTGTTTTTCTAGGAGAGCAAAGTG TTGGAAAGACATCACTGATCACAAGGTTTATGTATGACAGTTTTGACAACACTTACCAG GCAACCATTGGTATAGATTTTCTTTCAAAGACAATGTATTTAGAAGACAGAACA atcaGGTTGCAGCTGTGGGACACTGCAGGGCAGGAAAGGTTCCGGAGCTTGATACCCAGTTATATTCGTGATTCATCTGTAGCAGTTGTTGTGTATGATATTACAA ATGCCAATTCTTTCCATCAAACCTCCAAATGGATTGATGATGTCAGAACAGAGCGAGGCAGTGATGTTATTATCATGTTGGTAGGAAATAAAACAGATCTTTCAGACAAAAG GCAAGTTTCCACAGAGGAAGGGGAGAGAAAAGCCAAGGaattaaatgttatgtttattgAAACAAGTGCAAAGGCTGGTTACAATGTTAAGCAG CTCTTTAGACGAGTGGCCGCAGCTTTACCTGGCATGGAACCAAAAGATGACAAGAATACAA ATATTGAACTGAAACCCAAAGAACCAATGATGGAAGTGACGGACCAAGAAGGACAGTGCTCCTGTCTATTATAA
- the LOC106077482 gene encoding ras-related protein Rab6 isoform X2, with amino-acid sequence MSSPGEFGNPLRKFKLVFLGEQSVGKTSLITRFMYDSFDNTYQATIGIDFLSKTMYLEDRTIRLQLWDTAGQERFRSLIPSYIRDSSVAVVVYDITNANSFHQTSKWIDDVRTERGSDVIIMLVGNKTDLSDKRQVSTEEGERKAKELNVMFIETSAKAGYNVKQLFRRVAAALPGMEPKDDKNTMHDVILKPEAPAEPQTQEGGCAC; translated from the exons ATGAGCTCACCAGGAGAATTCGGCAACCCCCTGAGAAAGTTTAAGCTTGTTTTTCTAGGAGAGCAAAGTG TTGGAAAGACATCACTGATCACAAGGTTTATGTATGACAGTTTTGACAACACTTACCAG GCAACCATTGGTATAGATTTTCTTTCAAAGACAATGTATTTAGAAGACAGAACA atcaGGTTGCAGCTGTGGGACACTGCAGGGCAGGAAAGGTTCCGGAGCTTGATACCCAGTTATATTCGTGATTCATCTGTAGCAGTTGTTGTGTATGATATTACAA ATGCCAATTCTTTCCATCAAACCTCCAAATGGATTGATGATGTCAGAACAGAGCGAGGCAGTGATGTTATTATCATGTTGGTAGGAAATAAAACAGATCTTTCAGACAAAAG GCAAGTTTCCACAGAGGAAGGGGAGAGAAAAGCCAAGGaattaaatgttatgtttattgAAACAAGTGCAAAGGCTGGTTACAATGTTAAGCAG CTCTTTAGACGAGTGGCCGCAGCTTTACCTGGCATGGAACCAAAAGATGACAAGAATACAA TGCATGATGTGATACTAAAGCCAGAAGCCCCGGCAGAGCCCCAGACTCAGGAGGGAGGCTGCGCATGCTAA
- the LOC106058056 gene encoding uncharacterized protein LOC106058056 isoform X1 — MQTKSRAKNRSGSRMSRADDASLPDDGPLFSIDLVDQDLEDYYHNTTQEHDMAEGAEHIQELLPEDVASRALWIYGSPLIVLIGTVGSILSLLVLCQKSMRTKTTMFYLASLAVSDLMCLYTGLARLWLEHAQNIYIRLTSEASCKLHTFIVYMSLDLSAWILVTVSVDRCLFITWPHRAKTWCTIRNARISVAAVACAVTLLNLHFLWTYQLDGDSVGHIYSNGGKKCYADTSSELTVRFIERVWPWIDLCFYCLFPFLFMLTCDVIIIRQLFQSERVMASHKRRLFFRRKLTNTFKSSPLAKLRIGENARKTPGERSDVGVGFGANRGSLLSTSDKRSEETRLFHRSSSVSDTSLLKTSFKYSNAGSGHLAPVYVIDPTPLNEDAEDQIELFPERNLAVYKAISSAAVQTLLPTDVNQLTGNESTIQSEMHLTRCHDSSTSLVSLKSTSELGGKNNFNRKQSIQTLAPLTFPPENFCSDTTCKEVSQFAVSPSSVSTRFTFAADGVDVFPSADDGATKKNPLCISHIRKNICNKVHPMKTGHLNDVCLYTHGGDSEIPELKLDNWEETKIFRDRPSKAETIGDRPLKEETIVDRPFKEETIGDRPLKEETIVDRPFKEETIGDGSFQAETIDDRPFKGEATGDGTFKKEIIGDKIRASIEEVNNRHSQRLSIESAYIPLTRTEGNEYELSELSRLQRAKLSGNFSENSATSQISRKSRSLRSEGQQSSRRTTSSVSKTLLAVTITFWALNAPIVIFIIGYTYWSKVIDDRKHARLSLAWAVVNCLQYSNNSIHFFLYCLTAPRFRRELCKLLGFLTRNGRNIPK; from the exons GCACTGTGGGCAGCATCCTGTCTCTGCTGGTCCTGTGCCAGAAGTCAATGAGGACCAAGACTACAATGTTCTATCTGGCCAGTTTGGCTGTTTCTGACCTGATGTGTCTCTACACAGGACTGGCCAG ATTGTGGCTGGAGCATGCGCAGAACATCTACATCCGGCTCACTTCTGAGGCATCGTGTAAGCTGCACACTTTCATAGTATACATGTCGTTGGACCTGTCAG CTTGGATCCTGGTGACAGTCTCCGTGGATCGATGCCTGTTCATCACCTGGCCTCACCGGGCCAAGACCTGGTGTACCATACGCAACGCACGGATCAGTGTGGCGGCGGTGGCCTGCGCTGTCACCTTACTCAACCTCCACTTCCTGTGGACCTATCAGCTGGATGGCGACAGCGTCGGGCATATCTATAGCAACGGGGGAAAGAAATGCTACGCGGACACCAGCTCGGAGCTGACGGTGAG GTTTATTGAGAGAGTATGGCCATGGATAGATCTGTGCTTCTATTGCCTCTTCCCCTTCCTCTTCATGCTGACCTGTGACGTCATCATCATCAGACAACTCTTTCAGTCCGAGCGGGTCATGGCCTCACACAAGAGGCGGCTATTTTTCAGGCGGAAGTTGACGAACACATTCAAATCGTCTCCCTTGGCTAAACTTCGGATTGGCGAAAACGCCCGAAAAACTCCGGGAGAACGCAGCGACGTCGGCGTGGGTTTCGGAGCCAATCGGGGCAGCTTGTTGTCAACGAGCGACAAGCGAAGTGAAGAGACGCGTTTGTTTCACAGGTCAAGCTCGGTTTCGGACACCAGCTtattaaaaacatcttttaagTATAGCAACGCTGGGTCAGGTCATTTAGCTCCGGTTTACGTCATCGACCCCACTCCTTTGAATGAAGACGCAGAAGATCAAATAGAGTTATTCCCAGAGCGAAATCTCGCTGTCTACAAAGCCATCTCGTCTGCTGCAGTCCAAACTTTGCTGCCAACAGATGTAAACCAATTAACAGGAAATGAGTCTACTATTCAAAGCGAGATGCACTTGACTAGATGCCACGACTCTTCAACATCTCTGGTGTCCTTGAAAAGTACTAGCGAATTGGGtggtaaaaataatttcaaccgAAAGCAAAGCATCCAGACTCTAGCCCCGTTAACTTTCCCGCCAGAAAACTTCTGCTCAGACACCACATGCAAAGAAGTCTCACAGTTTGCTGTATCACCTTCAAGCGTAAGCACGCGCTTTACTTTTGCAGCAGACGGCGTTGACGTGTTTCCATCAGCAGACGACGGAGCCACAAAAAAGAATCCCTTATGTATTTCTCATATCCGTAAGAATATATGTAATAAAGTGCACCCGATGAAAACTGGCCATCTCAATGATGTCTGTTTATATACGCACGGGGGAGACTCTGAGATTCCTGAGCTCAAGTTGGATAACTGGGAAGAGACTAAAATCTTTAGGGACAGACCATCCAAAGCAGAAACTATTGGCGACAGACCACTCAAAGAAGAAACTATTGTCGACAGACCATTCAAAGAAGAAACTATTGGCGACAGACCACTCAAAGAAGAAACTATTGTCGACAGACCATTCAAAGAAGAAACTATTGGCGACGGATCATTCCAAGCCGAAACTATTGACGACAGACCATTCAAAGGAGAAGCTACTGGCGACGGAACattcaaaaaagaaattattggtGACAAAATTCGAGCATCTATTGAAGAAGTCAACAATCGACATTCACAAAGACTTAGCATAGAATCCGCATATATCCCTTTAACCAGAACTGAGGGAAACGAATATGAGTTATCAGAATTAAGCAGACTTCAGAGGGCAAAGCTTTCTGGGAACTTTAGTGAAAATTCAGCGACTTCCCAGATTTCACGCAAGAGTCGATCTCTCAGATCGGAAGGTCAACAGTCGTCTCGCAGGACAACGTCCAGTGTTAGTAAAACTCTTCTAGCGGTGACCATCACCTTCTGGGCATTGAACGCTCCCATCGTCATCTTTATCATCGGCTACACGTACTGGTCAAAGGTGATCGACGATCGCAAACACGCCAGGCTGTCCTTGGCCTGGGCAGTGGTCAACTGTCTACAATACTCCAATAACTCTATCCACTTCTTTCTGTACTGTCTTACAGCTCCGAGATTCAGACGAGAGTTGTGCAAGCTCCTTGGTTTTCTGACCAGAAACGGCAGAAACATACCAAAGTGA
- the LOC106058056 gene encoding uncharacterized protein LOC106058056 isoform X2 — protein MSLDLSAWILVTVSVDRCLFITWPHRAKTWCTIRNARISVAAVACAVTLLNLHFLWTYQLDGDSVGHIYSNGGKKCYADTSSELTVRFIERVWPWIDLCFYCLFPFLFMLTCDVIIIRQLFQSERVMASHKRRLFFRRKLTNTFKSSPLAKLRIGENARKTPGERSDVGVGFGANRGSLLSTSDKRSEETRLFHRSSSVSDTSLLKTSFKYSNAGSGHLAPVYVIDPTPLNEDAEDQIELFPERNLAVYKAISSAAVQTLLPTDVNQLTGNESTIQSEMHLTRCHDSSTSLVSLKSTSELGGKNNFNRKQSIQTLAPLTFPPENFCSDTTCKEVSQFAVSPSSVSTRFTFAADGVDVFPSADDGATKKNPLCISHIRKNICNKVHPMKTGHLNDVCLYTHGGDSEIPELKLDNWEETKIFRDRPSKAETIGDRPLKEETIVDRPFKEETIGDRPLKEETIVDRPFKEETIGDGSFQAETIDDRPFKGEATGDGTFKKEIIGDKIRASIEEVNNRHSQRLSIESAYIPLTRTEGNEYELSELSRLQRAKLSGNFSENSATSQISRKSRSLRSEGQQSSRRTTSSVSKTLLAVTITFWALNAPIVIFIIGYTYWSKVIDDRKHARLSLAWAVVNCLQYSNNSIHFFLYCLTAPRFRRELCKLLGFLTRNGRNIPK, from the exons ATGTCGTTGGACCTGTCAG CTTGGATCCTGGTGACAGTCTCCGTGGATCGATGCCTGTTCATCACCTGGCCTCACCGGGCCAAGACCTGGTGTACCATACGCAACGCACGGATCAGTGTGGCGGCGGTGGCCTGCGCTGTCACCTTACTCAACCTCCACTTCCTGTGGACCTATCAGCTGGATGGCGACAGCGTCGGGCATATCTATAGCAACGGGGGAAAGAAATGCTACGCGGACACCAGCTCGGAGCTGACGGTGAG GTTTATTGAGAGAGTATGGCCATGGATAGATCTGTGCTTCTATTGCCTCTTCCCCTTCCTCTTCATGCTGACCTGTGACGTCATCATCATCAGACAACTCTTTCAGTCCGAGCGGGTCATGGCCTCACACAAGAGGCGGCTATTTTTCAGGCGGAAGTTGACGAACACATTCAAATCGTCTCCCTTGGCTAAACTTCGGATTGGCGAAAACGCCCGAAAAACTCCGGGAGAACGCAGCGACGTCGGCGTGGGTTTCGGAGCCAATCGGGGCAGCTTGTTGTCAACGAGCGACAAGCGAAGTGAAGAGACGCGTTTGTTTCACAGGTCAAGCTCGGTTTCGGACACCAGCTtattaaaaacatcttttaagTATAGCAACGCTGGGTCAGGTCATTTAGCTCCGGTTTACGTCATCGACCCCACTCCTTTGAATGAAGACGCAGAAGATCAAATAGAGTTATTCCCAGAGCGAAATCTCGCTGTCTACAAAGCCATCTCGTCTGCTGCAGTCCAAACTTTGCTGCCAACAGATGTAAACCAATTAACAGGAAATGAGTCTACTATTCAAAGCGAGATGCACTTGACTAGATGCCACGACTCTTCAACATCTCTGGTGTCCTTGAAAAGTACTAGCGAATTGGGtggtaaaaataatttcaaccgAAAGCAAAGCATCCAGACTCTAGCCCCGTTAACTTTCCCGCCAGAAAACTTCTGCTCAGACACCACATGCAAAGAAGTCTCACAGTTTGCTGTATCACCTTCAAGCGTAAGCACGCGCTTTACTTTTGCAGCAGACGGCGTTGACGTGTTTCCATCAGCAGACGACGGAGCCACAAAAAAGAATCCCTTATGTATTTCTCATATCCGTAAGAATATATGTAATAAAGTGCACCCGATGAAAACTGGCCATCTCAATGATGTCTGTTTATATACGCACGGGGGAGACTCTGAGATTCCTGAGCTCAAGTTGGATAACTGGGAAGAGACTAAAATCTTTAGGGACAGACCATCCAAAGCAGAAACTATTGGCGACAGACCACTCAAAGAAGAAACTATTGTCGACAGACCATTCAAAGAAGAAACTATTGGCGACAGACCACTCAAAGAAGAAACTATTGTCGACAGACCATTCAAAGAAGAAACTATTGGCGACGGATCATTCCAAGCCGAAACTATTGACGACAGACCATTCAAAGGAGAAGCTACTGGCGACGGAACattcaaaaaagaaattattggtGACAAAATTCGAGCATCTATTGAAGAAGTCAACAATCGACATTCACAAAGACTTAGCATAGAATCCGCATATATCCCTTTAACCAGAACTGAGGGAAACGAATATGAGTTATCAGAATTAAGCAGACTTCAGAGGGCAAAGCTTTCTGGGAACTTTAGTGAAAATTCAGCGACTTCCCAGATTTCACGCAAGAGTCGATCTCTCAGATCGGAAGGTCAACAGTCGTCTCGCAGGACAACGTCCAGTGTTAGTAAAACTCTTCTAGCGGTGACCATCACCTTCTGGGCATTGAACGCTCCCATCGTCATCTTTATCATCGGCTACACGTACTGGTCAAAGGTGATCGACGATCGCAAACACGCCAGGCTGTCCTTGGCCTGGGCAGTGGTCAACTGTCTACAATACTCCAATAACTCTATCCACTTCTTTCTGTACTGTCTTACAGCTCCGAGATTCAGACGAGAGTTGTGCAAGCTCCTTGGTTTTCTGACCAGAAACGGCAGAAACATACCAAAGTGA